From the genome of Solanum stenotomum isolate F172 chromosome 5, ASM1918654v1, whole genome shotgun sequence:
TTAGTGCAACATGGACAAAGTAAAAGTTTGCCTCCTGAATCTTATGTATACCTAAGAACTAAGAAGTATGGAGGTTTGAATATTAAGAATTGCAAACTCTGAAACATAGTTGTTGTTGTGAAGCTCTTATGGCAATTGGCAAGTAAGAAAAATGTATTGTGGTTAAATTGGATACATGATGTCCATATGAAGAATACTAAGCAAATATCACCTCAAGTCTAGTTGATATTTGAAGAAATGATGATCCATGCAAATTTATTATCTCTTCCCAACAACCCCACCACCCCGACTCAACCATACAAACCCCCGAACCACCACTCTCCACCCCATCCCACTCACATAGTGTATCTtgggataatatttttttttcttacttaccaaacaatagaaaataaataaaaaaaacccacTTATCTTCTAACAgaacattttctaaaaaaattatttccatgGAAAGCATTTTCTTTCATTCCAAACACACACAATGATAAGTATTCTTGCGTACTTAACCAGAAAGGCTCAAAATCGCACGAATCTGAATTTAGATACCGAGTGAAAAAACTAAATAGACAGGCTTAATAAAGGTTCAATAATAGTCTTAATCTCCTAATAATAATCTTCATAACAATTCACATAATGCactacataaataaatatgagtGCAGAAATGCATTCCCAAGTATGCACCTTAAATACTCCATCAAATTCCACGCCCAATGAGTACAGAAATGCATTCCTAAAAATGCACCCATAATTTAAGTCCCATTTGTATGAATCCAGTTCACGGCATATGATCAAATCCTCCAGCTTGTAGAGCAACCCGATTCCCATTAACGTTAAGGAGCAATTGTTGCAGCCACCTTCTCATTATTGGATCCTCCTGATAACATAATGCAACAAAACCAGTTATGGTCAGAAAAAATAACAAGGGTCTGATGCCGAGAAAAGAATAATTCATGATTCAGGAGGGAGAGGGGGAGCTACTTATATTGCCAAATATTACGTACACGAAGACAACTGCTGAAGGTGTCATCTCTAAGCATATCAGGAAGACAAATTTTCAGTGCCTGACAAGCCCTGCCATAAGCCATACGCATTGCCTTTAGCCTCACAGAAACAGAAAGATAAAAAAGGGCTGTGATATATCACACATAAGCAAGATGAAAGGAAAACCAGGATGGTGATAAACAGAAAACTAACCTTGGCTCATCTGATAAACGAAGATAGCACCTGATTATGTGTTTCAGCAATCTTGATGAAGGCTGCTCAGCAAGTGCACCGACCATATTCCCTAAAACTTGAGCTAGTTCAAAAAACCTATCCGATGTGGTACAGATGTAATTCAGACCCACATCATCTAGAAGGATTTTTTCCACAATGAAAGTTGCAACCTGTCAATATGAATAAATTAGATGCATGAAAATCTAATCAAGTCAAGGGAGGATGTAATTGGAAAATGGTTTTGGGGAAGCACAAACTGTTTTTGATAGTTCACTCCCCATCTCCATCGTGCACAAGCACCGAGGAACTATCTCTGTCGAAACAAGAAAACTGATAACTTCAGTGTTGTCTACCTGCGCAGAAAAAATCAAAAGGAACAAAGTGCATTTAGGCTTTAGAATAACAATTGATTAAGATACGTTATGAATAGCATTACTAGCATCATTAGCTCCTGAAATTATAACTAATCAGTTTCCTTCTCATGTCATTCCCAGTAGATATGATCATGAATGAAAATCTTTATACTAACAATGAAAGTAGAAAGCGCATGACATACAGTAGACATGTTACCTTCACAAGGGCACCAATAACACCTAAGCTTGTAAGCCTCAAATATTCAAATGGTGTTGACTTGCTTGTTGTATTAAGAAAGGGGTACAGATACAAAGGAATATATGCTGAAAAGTAGAAAACTGTCAGGGAAACCAAATATCACAATTACAGTTATCATCACACAAAAGTCTATCCAGATCTCGAGAACACATCATTGATTATTGAGTccatttatttgtttctttttttattaaagatgTACTTAAAAGTTTTTGAAGgttttacataaataatatgGGGCTAGGGTATTTATCTAAGACAAGATTCTTGTGTTGCACAAGCCAGTGCTTCAATGAACCTAAGGCCACAAACTTGTAATCTTTGTTTCTTCCCTCTTTATGGACATTAGTGACTACCAAGGACGAACGGTCATATTATTACTTGACAGTTGTGCATTCCAAGgaaatataacccaagtataattttattttttctacaaGTAGTGGATAAGATGAATCAAAGTATAATGTCTTCATATGTAAATCAAATTTCATTTCTCCTCCAAAGATTTATCAAACGAATGCAGGGTGACATTAATTTGATACTATTTGGATCTTATTCTTGACTTGTATCTGTGGAATTCtttttgacaagtaaataagaGTTTAATTTAAGTGAAAATATGATACTAAGCAAGTGCTTGGGGAATAAAACTTAAGCGGTGTAACTATGAGGAGTGTTGAGATTTTTGTGTCTGTTTCATTGTTATGGAAAAGAATTTCCATCCACAAGCAACTGCAAATCAACATaaccaacatttttttttctttaaatggcATTCCACAAAAAAGTAGAGTCAGAAAACGACTAAAAAAGGCCAAGCTTATTGTCATTGCCAAACAGATAAGagaacttttaaaaaaaggaagagaatcTTCACCATTGAGTAACAACAATCTGGTGTCAGGGTGAGAGGCTACACACTGCAAAATAGAAAGCAATGGAAAACTATTTAAATAGGAAGGACAAAAGATTTGACCTCGACCAGCAAAAGAACTAAACAAACAAAGGCAGAGTGGGAATACAATTACATCTTAAAGCACTTATACTATGATAACATCAGACATTTGGAAGTAATACTTGTCATGCTCCaagaaagaaatgaaacttAAAACTATTTCAGTACGaacaagtttttttcttttacaaggaaaaaaaatatagaaatttcaACACCTTCTAGTCTGTTGCATTCACCATCCACCTCTCTTGATACATATAACACAACCCCAAACATATCCAGTTTTCTATACCTCTCTTGACAATAACTCATTACTTTAAGATCACCAACAAGAATGAATAATAGAAGAAGTATCAAGAATCACGAGTCACTGAGAAAAAGTCCAcaaggaaaataatttaatataccTGAAGAAGTGCTAGTACATTACAAACTCTATTGGATTGTGCAAGAGTCAGGTTTGGCGGTGACAAAACAGGGTAGATAGAAACTATCTCCTGCAAATGTACAAATCAACGTTTACAAACTTATAGAAACAGCTAGTGACTTCCACACATTAGAAATAAGAATCAAATAGTTGGACAGAAAATGTCTACAATAGACATTCAAGAAATATgaatgaaatatttgagaggataGAAGTCCAGAATCTCATCATATCATAGAAAGAGTTACTTTAACTGAATCAATGTTATTGATTTTGATAAAGCATACAACCACCTATATATAGTAGCTTTTGTTTACCATCTAAGTTGGCCCAAGGCACAAAAAGAGTTAATTTGAGATTAGATTTGAATGGCAGAATAGTTTCTCCTCCGAGTggtgatatttttttctttctttttttttttgcgggGGGGGTAAATGGTGTAGTGTGAAGCATGGGTAATAAGTAATCACTGAAGAAATGTGTGTATGAACAGACAGAAGAAATGCTAGAATTACAGTGTGGAGTGGTACTTTAGCATTCATGTGCATATGAGAAACGAATAAACTCTAAATACTAATGAAACACTTCTCAAAATACCTGTAGAAATACAGAGATAGTACCAAACGAGTGCCATAATAAGGGGGGCAAATCCTGGAAAAGTTCCCTCTTCtggaaaaggaaaacaaagacaACAAGTGTTTTTAGGTAAATCTTAAGAGTATTTGGCAGAACAACAAATGATACTCAACCCAAAACGCCAAATTAGTTGGTGTTCCACATATACTAATACACACTAATATGAGGACATTGTTGAAGAGGGGTCAGCAGCAAAATAGGAGTATTAAGGCAGACATCAATTGTGcaacaatttctcaaaaagaagaaattataaTTATGCAGCCAGAGGGAGACGCCGGAGTTAAAAAGTCCCATTAGTCCAATTTTATCAATTAGAATATCACTGTTGCTCTAGATAATCAGTTATGCAACCTTAGGTAGAACACTGGAGTTGAAAACCAGTTGTCTGTTAGGTTTCATCACATAGCAGTAGAAAAGAAAGAATATTGTTTGTATAAGCATGTGTGTGTCACTATTTCGCTAGAAGAGGGATGGTAGAAGTAAGATGGCATTCACAGTTTATTAACTATACATCATTCATAAAGTTTTCTACTTGCTAATTGTGAAGCTATAATTACGACATTgagattgttctttttttcttttttttctgtcCAAGAATTGAAGCTTCTTCATAATGAAACAGTATCAATCCCAGATGAGATAAcatgaaatattcagattataATAGGTACATGGAACTGAATCTCTTTTTTCTCCTACTATTCTCAAAAAGCATCTGATAGGTAAATCCGACAGTAGACAACATCATTTTCCATCTCAATTTTCGGTTAATCTAATTACAATTCAACTCTCTCAAGTGACAAGCATTTAATAGTCATCAAAACGCTCAATTTTACAGAACTTCACCGTGATCAAGAATTGAAATTTATCCCCAATGAATCGATATAAAGCATAAAACGATACGAAAATAAACGAAGATGAATAAACCTTGGAAAGTTCTAGAAGAGCATTTTCACGAAGATTAGGATTGGAGAGATCAAGCACAAGTTGTTCAGCAGATTGCATTTTGCGATCCTTATTGACCGGTGCTCCGGCACTAGAAGACGATGATGACATACCACCTCTTCCTCTGAAACTGCTGACACCGACTGAGAGAGACTGAGGTAAGTTTGCCATTCTAAAGCCTTAATCGAAtgcttttatctttttcttcctttcgCTTTACCTACTTTATTttctctcctctttcttctgTTCCCAAACTGTACAAAGACAAAATTCACCGTTTGATTACTTTGACAAAgaaaatttattgttttatctAAAACATCGACACCATCAATGAACAAAACCTACCATTCACGTGCTTGTGCACGCTAGGAGCATTTCATAGTAATTTTCAAGATTGATTTGGTCTTTAGTTTTTTTGGAATAAAAcctaatgaaaaataaataatagttttTGTATCATTTATCTATTAATAGTGATTAGATTTGATCTTCGATCTATCCTAAGAAACTATATATTTTGACAATGGAATTTATTGATAATCAATGAAGAGGATCATTAATGAAATGTATAAGTCATTTTCTGATGTAATTGAAGACAAAAAGGGAAGATTTGTGAGATTGTGTTGAATGGTATATTCTTCGTTTTTTTGAGATTGACTTGGAGTTTAATTTCTTCGGCATCAAATCTAATTAAAATGATAGTTTTTGAAACTGAAATCTTGAAGGGGAATCCGAGTAAATCATcatctgcaaaaaaaaaatgataagtcTTTCCAATTGTTTTCCATTAACCAgatatgatttgatataatcAGTGATAGAGTTTAGATTTAAGGAGAGGAGGTACAAAACTTACTTATGGTTGTACGCATTAAGCTTCAGTTGGGTTACGTCTTGGCTTGTAGATCTGCATTGGAAGATCAACTTTAACCTTAACAGTAGTGAAGTCTAGAACTCAGAGATTACCGATTTCAATGTCCTGAGGATGAGATTCAAGCCCGTGCAAGTGTTCCTCCACTTGTGCGTTTTCAGAATACTACGTGCACAAAGATGATTGAACTTGCTTTATGTcgattttcaattcttttttttggaaTCTCAAGCTAGCTTAATGGAACACCGATGGTAGAGATGCAATTTGGAAACGGTGTGGAGATGGAGACTTCCAACGGATTCTACAAGGATTGAGAGCCCTTTCCTCTGTCCACTTCCCTAATTAGACCTTTAGCAtagttatttgtttttttttctttctttcgcTTGTTTTATTAGTGTATTTAGCACTTTGAGCTAAGTCATTATTTTTGTACAGATCTTATTTTAGTTTATGAAATGGGCCCAGTTCGGTTGTTTAACTAGAGGGtgatcataataaaatttaCTAGTCATTTTCTAATGTAATTTGTGCATATCATCATATCAGTGATATCCCCACCTATGCTTGGACTCATGCACCTTAAAACAATTTGCTCAGAATGCTCTCGTCACATTTCTCAAGGGTATCTCACATGTTTCTCAATGTTCTTTTCAGAGTAAAAGTTGAAAACATTTTTCCTACTTTAGATCAATGTACTTATAGACACGGAACATAGATATATAGGTATTAATCAACTAAGTCGTAAGATATGGAATGATCATGTCTTACTTGTGCACTTAATAGGTCATGAATCCCTATGTTGCTCGGATCATCCAAAAATATTGTCGCACccatgtcggatcctccaaaaatgctcTACTTTTGAAGTATTTGCCATGCACTcagtcaaaatatttttgaagagtctgagaaACATTCTTGCACATATAGTGTTATGAGTCCCAAATTGATTGtgggaaaaaaaattagtctcCTTATATGGTATTAGAAATCCTCACCTTATGACCTACTTTTGGGGTTGCTCTAGGCCCAAGGTTCATTTTTTCTATATGGTAtttgttaaagaatgaaaaagtcaaacatcggtggttaatgagattaTTGCACGAAATATGATTATTGCATGAATCAAGAGAGAACCTGAGTAAGATATATTTCCAAGTTGAAACGAACCCTGCTACCTGCTTCATCCTGGAATTGGAATGTGGAACTATGTATAAATCAACTGAACTTTGATTCCTGCAAACTCCGGATAGTTGCTAAAGCTGCAGAATTCTCTGCATCTTTTACTCCTGACTTTTCATCCCCCATCACAAAAAGCATGCCTTCAGCAATTATAATTTGCACAGAGCATATAAACCTCCTATCATGAGCAGGACCTATCTCTTTCTCTACTCTGCAAACATCAGAAAGCAAACAATAA
Proteins encoded in this window:
- the LOC125864637 gene encoding uncharacterized protein LOC125864637, producing the protein MANLPQSLSVGVSSFRGRGGMSSSSSSAGAPVNKDRKMQSAEQLVLDLSNPNLRENALLELSKKRELFQDLPPLLWHSFGTISVFLQEIVSIYPVLSPPNLTLAQSNRVCNVLALLQCVASHPDTRLLLLNAYIPLYLYPFLNTTSKSTPFEYLRLTSLGVIGALVKVDNTEVISFLVSTEIVPRCLCTMEMGSELSKTVATFIVEKILLDDVGLNYICTTSDRFFELAQVLGNMVGALAEQPSSRLLKHIIRCYLRLSDEPRACQALKICLPDMLRDDTFSSCLREDPIMRRWLQQLLLNVNGNRVALQAGGFDHMP